The following coding sequences lie in one Chloroflexota bacterium genomic window:
- the rsmI gene encoding 16S rRNA (cytidine(1402)-2'-O)-methyltransferase yields the protein MPTLYLVGTPIGNLEDITLRALRILKEAPLAAAEDTRRAKVLFQRHGISTPLVSYHEQGAGGKVAQLLERLRRHDVALITEAGMPSISDPGFGLVRAAIEQGIRVEVIPGPSAVPTAVALSGLPSDRFTFIGFLPRAPGERRRLLESLARQPWTLVAFESPHRVQGALKDIAAILGAERPIAVCRELTKLHEEVFRGTAQEAAERFAAPKGEFTLVIGGAGESAPAAMAEQDVARLVEQFRRSGVAPNEAVGEIARQTGRPRREVYQLWIGKAKGPR from the coding sequence GTGCCGACGCTCTATCTGGTAGGGACGCCCATCGGCAACTTGGAGGATATCACCCTTCGCGCGCTGCGCATCCTCAAGGAAGCGCCGCTGGCGGCGGCTGAGGATACGCGAAGGGCCAAGGTCCTCTTCCAGCGCCACGGCATCTCGACACCCCTTGTGAGCTATCACGAGCAGGGGGCCGGCGGCAAAGTTGCCCAGCTTCTGGAGCGCCTGCGCCGGCATGACGTGGCGCTCATCACTGAGGCGGGCATGCCCTCCATCAGCGACCCGGGCTTCGGCCTGGTGCGCGCGGCGATCGAGCAGGGCATCCGGGTGGAAGTCATCCCCGGCCCTTCGGCGGTGCCGACAGCCGTCGCGCTCTCCGGCCTGCCTTCGGACCGCTTCACCTTCATCGGCTTCCTGCCGCGCGCGCCCGGCGAGCGTCGCAGGCTGTTGGAGTCGTTGGCGCGCCAGCCGTGGACGCTGGTGGCCTTTGAATCGCCGCACCGGGTGCAGGGCGCGCTGAAGGATATCGCCGCGATACTCGGCGCGGAGCGGCCCATCGCGGTCTGCCGGGAGCTAACGAAGCTCCATGAAGAGGTCTTCCGCGGGACGGCGCAGGAGGCGGCGGAGCGCTTCGCCGCGCCGAAGGGGGAGTTCACACTGGTCATCGGCGGGGCGGGCGAAAGCGCGCCTGCGGCGATGGCGGAGCAGGATGTGGCGAGGCTCGTGGAGCAGTTCCGCCGGAGCGGCGTGGCGCCGAACGAGGCGGTGGGCGAGATCGCGCGGCAGACGGGCAGGCCGCGGCGCGAGGTCTATCAGCTGTGGATAGGGAAAGCAAAAGGCCCCCGATAG